The Arachis hypogaea cultivar Tifrunner chromosome 16, arahy.Tifrunner.gnm2.J5K5, whole genome shotgun sequence genome contains a region encoding:
- the LOC112758116 gene encoding cell division control protein 2 homolog D: MEKLTGAGRVGAATVVLSAKEAFEKLEKVGEGTYGKVYRARDKATGKIVALKKTRLHEDEEGVPPTTLREVSILRMLSRDPHVVRLMDVKQGQNKEGKTVLYLVFEYMDTDLKKFIRSFRQSSQFIPPKTVKSLMYQLCKGVAFCHGHGILHRDLKPHNLLMDRSTMMLKIADLGLARAFTVPIKKYTHEILTLWYRAPEVLLGATHYSMAVDMWSVGCIFAELVAKQALFPGDSELQQLLHIFRLLGTPNEEVWPGVSKLMNWHEYPQWNPQELYMAVPTLDDQGVDLLSQMLQYEPSKRISAKKAMEHPYFHDLDKTNL; this comes from the exons atgGAGAAATTGACAGGAGCAGGACGCGTAGGAGCGGCAACAGTAGTGTTGTCGGCGAAGGAGGCGTTCGAGAAACTGGAGAAGGTTGGAGAAGGGACGTACGGGAAGGTGTACAGAGCGAGGGACAAGGCCACCGGCAAGATCGTCGCCCTCAAGAAGACTCGTCTCCACGAGGACGAAGAGGGCGTCCCTCCCACCACTCTCCGCGAGGTCTCCATCCTACGCATGCTCTCCCGCGATCCCCATGTAGTCAG GTTAATGGATGTCAAACAAGGTCAGAACAAGGAAGGCAAGACCGTGCTCTACCTGGTATTCGAGTACATGGACACCGATCTCAAGAAATTCATTCGCTCTTTCCGTCAGAGTAGTCAATTCATCCCACCCAAAACCGTCAAA AGCTTGATGTACCAACTCTGTAAGGGCGTTGCTTTCTGCCACGGACATGGAATCTTGCACAG GGACTTGAAGCCTCACAATCTCTTGATGGACCGATCAACAATGATGCTCAAAATAGCTGATCTTGGACTCGCTCGAGCTTTTACTGTGCCAATTAAGAAATACACCCACGAG ATACTAACCTTGTGGTATAGAGCTCCCGAAGTCCTTCTTGGTGCTACCCATTACTCAATGGCGGTGGATATGTGGTCCGTTGGCTGCATATTTG CTGAACTTGTCGCTAAGCAAGCCCTTTTCCCTGGTGATTCGGAACTGCAACAACTCCTCCACATATTCAG GCTATTGGGTACCCCTAATGAAGAGGTGTGGCCAGGCGTTAGTAAACTAATGAACTGGCATGAGTACCCTCAGTGGAACCCTCAAGAGCTGTACATGGCTGTTCCAACCTTGGATGATCAAGGAGTCGATCTACTATCT CAAATGCTGCAATACGAGCCTTCCAAGCGGATTTCTGCAAAGAAAGCTATGGAACACCCTTACTTCCATGACCTGGATAAGACCAATCTCTAG
- the LOC112758150 gene encoding chlorophyll a-b binding protein 7, chloroplastic has protein sequence MSGGTMVLVHPQASTFFVLSSFSSSSFVSGSLQFRRSLSASLTPPRISAREHPCFFCNSSWKELAGVLLFSAFPFAAVKAIANSPLGESLQRKLEKRKKFAVENSSKFMALAQEARKRSFWYGEDRPGWLGPISYEYPSYLTGELPGDYGFDIAGLGKDPDTLQKYFNFEILHARWAMLASIGALIPEILDLLGAVHFVEPVWWRVGYSKLKGDTLDYLGIQGLHLAGSQGVLVIAICQALLMVGPEYARYCGTEALEPLGIFLPGDINYPGGALFDPLNLSKDPEAFEELKVKEIKNGRLAMVAWLGFYVQAALTGKGPVQNFLDHISDPVHNNLIASLSLVKILN, from the exons ATGAGTGGCGGGACTATGGTTTTGGTTCATCCACAAGCCAGTACTTTCTTCGTCTTGTCTTCgttttcttcctcctcttttgtTAGCGGCTCACTCCAGTTTCGTCGTTCTCTCTCTGCAAGTTTAACCCCACCTAGAATCAGCGCCAGGGAACATCCTTGTTTCTTCTGCAATTCTTCGTGGAAAGAG CTCGCTGGAGTGTTACTGTTCTCGGCGTTTCCTTTCGCCGCCGTGAAAGCTATAGCTAATAGTCCTCTAGGGGAATCACTTCAGAGGAAactggagaagagaaagaaattcGCTGTTGAAAACTCTTCTAAATTCATGGCCTTGGCCCAGGAGGCCCGAAAGCGGAG CTTTTGGTATGGAGAAGATCGGCCTGGTTGGCTTGGTCCTATTTCATATGAATATCCATCATATCTTACTGGGGAACTTCCTGGAGATTATGGCTTTGACATTGCCGGGCTCGGCAAGGATCCTGACACACTGCAGAAATACTTCAA CTTTGAGATATTGCATGCTCGGTGGGCAATGCTTGCATCTATTGGTGCTCTTATTCCTGAAATATTGGACCTATTGGGAGCTGTTCACTTTGTCGAACCTGTGTGGTGGCGTGTTGGTTATTCAAAGCTCAAG GGAGATACTCTAGATTACCTGGGCATCCAAGGTCTTCACTTAGCTGGTAGCCAAGGAGTGCTTGTGATTGCTATTTGCCAAGCCCTCCTTATG GTTGGACCAGAATATGCTAGATACTGTGGGACTGAGGCATTGGAGCCTCTAGGAATATTTCTGCCTGGTGATATAAATTATCCTGGTGGAGCATTGTTTGATCCCTTAAATTTGTCCAAAGATCCTGAAGCTTTTGAGGAGTTGAAggtgaaagaaattaaaaatggACGCCTAGCAATGGTTGCCTGGTTAGGCTTTTACGTGCAAGCAGCTCTGACGGGTAAAGGTCCTGTGCAGAACTTTCTTGACCACATCTCTGATCCTGTCCATAATAACTTGATTGCTTCACTAAGCTTAGTGAAAATactcaattaa
- the LOC112754397 gene encoding glutamate--cysteine ligase, chloroplastic isoform X1, with translation MGILHLKWASSGSSMVVFHKERASASCRRVRHGVIVATGPATEAPLKVNQPLTKYDLINYFASGCKPKDEWRIGTEHEKFGFEFETLRPIKYKQIAALLNGIAARFEWEKLMEGDNIIGLKKGNRSISLEPGGQFELSGTPFKTLHQTCDELNSHLYQAKTVGEEMGIGFLGLGFQPKWKPQDIPRVPKVRYNIMQNYFNNNGLPQVEALLMTCSVQVNLDYSSEADMIKKMRTGLTLQPLAAAMFANSPFSGGIPSGYLSIRSYKVNQVDKRRTGMLPFVFDDTFGFEQYVDYALDVPMMFVYRENKYIDCGGMSFRDFMAGKLPAIPGQVPTLSDWENHLTTIFPEVRLKRYMEMRGADGGTSDMLCALPAFWVGLLYDEVSLHNALDMIVHWTPEERQNLRNMVPMTGLRTPFQGRLLRHVAEDVLQWAKVSLMLINDSQLFCRFHYLGCLELRQTSIYIVLQDGLDRRGLNESSFLDPLKDVVGTGLTPADRLLDMFHNTWENSVDPVFRERCY, from the exons ATGGGAATCCTTCATCTGAAGTGGGCATCATCAGGGTCGTCCATGGTTGTTTTTCACAAAGAGAGAGCGTCTGCATCTTGCAGACGAGTAAGGCATGGAGTCATCGTTGCTACGGGACCTGCCACAGAGGCTCCTCTTAAGGTCAACCAGCCATTGACAAAATATGATCTTATTAACTACTTTGCTTCTGGTTGCAAGCCTAAAGACGAGTGGAG AATAGGTACAGAGCATGAGAAATTTGGTTTTGAGTTTGAAACCCTGCGTCCAATTAAATACAAACAAATAGCAGCTTTACTCAATGGCATTGCTGCGAGGTTTGAATGGGAAAAATTAATGGAAGGTGACAATATCATAGGCCTCAAAAAG GGCAATCGAAGCATATCATTAGAGCCCGGTGGTCAATTTGAGCTTAGTGGTACTCCCTTTAAAACATTGCATCAGACTTGTGATGAGCTTAATTCACACCTCTATCAG GCGAAAACTGTTGGAGAGGAAATGGGAATTGGATTTTTGGGATTAGGTTTCCAGCCTAAATGGAAACCGCAAGACATACCTAGAGTGCCTaag GTACGGTATAACATTATGCAAAATTACTTCAACAATAATGGCTTACCTCAAGTTGAGGCATTGTTAATGACCTGCTCTGTTCAG GTTAACCTGGACTACAGTTCTGAAGCAGACATGATCAAGAAAATGCGTACTGGGCTTACGTTGCAGCCG CTAGCAGCAGCTATGTTTGCAAATTCGCCTTTCAGTGGAGGCATCCCAAGTGGTTACCTCAGCATAAGGAG CTATAAGGTGAATCAAGTTGACAAACGTCGCACAGGCATGCTGCCCTTTGTTTTTGATGATACTTTTGG GTTTGAGCAGTATGTTGATTATGCTCTAGATGTACCGATGATGTTTGTCTATCGGGAAAATAAGTACATTGACTGCGGTGGCATGTCATTCCGG GACTTCATGGCAGGTAAACTCCCTGCCATCCCAGGTCAGGTGCCAACACTAAGTGACTGGGAAAATCATCTGACGACCATATTTCCCGAG GTCAGGCTCAAGAGGTACATGGAAATGAGGGGTGCTGATGGGGGAACTTCAGACATGCTGTGTGCTCTGCCAGCATTTTGG GTAGGTCTGCTATATGACGAGGTTTCCCTACATAATGCTCTAGATATGATTGTTCATTGGACCCCCGAGGAGAGACAGAATTTAAGGAACATG GTTCCTATGACTGGTTTAAGGACTCCATTTCAAGGTAGATTACTGCGGCATGTGGCTGAAGATGTGTTGCAGTGGGCGAAGGTGTCTTTGATGCTGATAAATGATAGCCAATTGTTTTGCCGATTTCATTATCTTGGGTGTCTAGAACTACGTCAGACTTCTATTTATATTGTTTTGCAGGATGGCTTGGACAGGAGAGGCCTAAACGAATCCAGTTTTTTGGATCCATTAAAAGACGTCGTTGGAACAG GTTTGACGCCAGCTGATAGGCTTCTGGATATGTTTCATAACACGTGGGAAAACAGCGTAGATCCTGTCTTCAGAGAGCGCTGCTACTAa
- the LOC112754418 gene encoding uncharacterized mitochondrial protein AtMg00860-like, with amino-acid sequence MFIDDILIYSRTEKEHEEHLRMVLQILKEKKPYAKLSKCEFWAKEVKFLGHVVSNGGIGVDPAKIEVVLEWEQPKTVTEIRSFLGLAGYCQRFIKGFSQLALPLTQLTRKEVPFVWTNECEESFKTLKERLTTAPLLILPDPEGPFKVFCDASLKGLGCVLMQNRNMVAYASRQLRPHEQNYPTHDLELAAIVFALKI; translated from the coding sequence ATGTTCATCGATGATATTCTGATTTACTCAAGGACAGAGAAAGAGCACGAGGAACACCTGAGAATGGTATTACAAATTCTGAAGGAAAAGAAACCGTATGCCAAACtctctaagtgtgagttttgggcGAAAGAAGTTAAGTTTCTAGGACATGTAGTATCAAATGGAGGTATAGGAGTAGATCCTGCTAAGATAGAAGTAGTTTTAGAATGGGAGCAACCTAAGACAGTCACCGAGATTCGAAGTTTCCTCGGACTAGCTGGATATTGCCAGAGGTTCATTAAAGGATTTTCACAATTGGCTTTACCACTAACTCAACTCACTAGAAAGGAAGTACCTTTTGTTTGGACGAATGAGTGTGAAGAAAGCTTCAAGACGCTCAAGGAAAGGTTGACGACAGCACCGTTGTTAATTCTGCCAGATCCCGAAGGACCATTTAAGGTTTTCTGCGATGCTTCACTTAAAGGCTTAGGGTGTGTACTGATGCAAAATAGGAACATGGTAGCCTATGCATCAAGGCAGCTCAGACCTCACGAGCAGAACTATCCAACTCACGACCTAGAGTTGGCAGCTATAGTATTTGCTCTCAAAATCTAG
- the LOC112754397 gene encoding glutamate--cysteine ligase, chloroplastic isoform X4: protein MILLTTLLLVASLKTSGGTEHEKFGFEFETLRPIKYKQIAALLNGIAARFEWEKLMEGDNIIGLKKGNRSISLEPGGQFELSGTPFKTLHQTCDELNSHLYQAKTVGEEMGIGFLGLGFQPKWKPQDIPRVPKVRYNIMQNYFNNNGLPQVEALLMTCSVQVNLDYSSEADMIKKMRTGLTLQPLAAAMFANSPFSGGIPSGYLSIRSYKVNQVDKRRTGMLPFVFDDTFGFEQYVDYALDVPMMFVYRENKYIDCGGMSFRDFMAGKLPAIPGQVPTLSDWENHLTTIFPEVRLKRYMEMRGADGGTSDMLCALPAFWVGLLYDEVSLHNALDMIVHWTPEERQNLRNMVPMTGLRTPFQGRLLRHVAEDVLQWAKVSLMLINDSQLFCRFHYLGCLELRQTSIYIVLQDGLDRRGLNESSFLDPLKDVVGTGLTPADRLLDMFHNTWENSVDPVFRERCY, encoded by the exons ATGATCTTATTAACTACTTTGCTTCTGGTTGCAAGCCTAAAGACGAGTGGAG GTACAGAGCATGAGAAATTTGGTTTTGAGTTTGAAACCCTGCGTCCAATTAAATACAAACAAATAGCAGCTTTACTCAATGGCATTGCTGCGAGGTTTGAATGGGAAAAATTAATGGAAGGTGACAATATCATAGGCCTCAAAAAG GGCAATCGAAGCATATCATTAGAGCCCGGTGGTCAATTTGAGCTTAGTGGTACTCCCTTTAAAACATTGCATCAGACTTGTGATGAGCTTAATTCACACCTCTATCAG GCGAAAACTGTTGGAGAGGAAATGGGAATTGGATTTTTGGGATTAGGTTTCCAGCCTAAATGGAAACCGCAAGACATACCTAGAGTGCCTaag GTACGGTATAACATTATGCAAAATTACTTCAACAATAATGGCTTACCTCAAGTTGAGGCATTGTTAATGACCTGCTCTGTTCAG GTTAACCTGGACTACAGTTCTGAAGCAGACATGATCAAGAAAATGCGTACTGGGCTTACGTTGCAGCCG CTAGCAGCAGCTATGTTTGCAAATTCGCCTTTCAGTGGAGGCATCCCAAGTGGTTACCTCAGCATAAGGAG CTATAAGGTGAATCAAGTTGACAAACGTCGCACAGGCATGCTGCCCTTTGTTTTTGATGATACTTTTGG GTTTGAGCAGTATGTTGATTATGCTCTAGATGTACCGATGATGTTTGTCTATCGGGAAAATAAGTACATTGACTGCGGTGGCATGTCATTCCGG GACTTCATGGCAGGTAAACTCCCTGCCATCCCAGGTCAGGTGCCAACACTAAGTGACTGGGAAAATCATCTGACGACCATATTTCCCGAG GTCAGGCTCAAGAGGTACATGGAAATGAGGGGTGCTGATGGGGGAACTTCAGACATGCTGTGTGCTCTGCCAGCATTTTGG GTAGGTCTGCTATATGACGAGGTTTCCCTACATAATGCTCTAGATATGATTGTTCATTGGACCCCCGAGGAGAGACAGAATTTAAGGAACATG GTTCCTATGACTGGTTTAAGGACTCCATTTCAAGGTAGATTACTGCGGCATGTGGCTGAAGATGTGTTGCAGTGGGCGAAGGTGTCTTTGATGCTGATAAATGATAGCCAATTGTTTTGCCGATTTCATTATCTTGGGTGTCTAGAACTACGTCAGACTTCTATTTATATTGTTTTGCAGGATGGCTTGGACAGGAGAGGCCTAAACGAATCCAGTTTTTTGGATCCATTAAAAGACGTCGTTGGAACAG GTTTGACGCCAGCTGATAGGCTTCTGGATATGTTTCATAACACGTGGGAAAACAGCGTAGATCCTGTCTTCAGAGAGCGCTGCTACTAa
- the LOC112754397 gene encoding glutamate--cysteine ligase, chloroplastic isoform X5 gives MEGDNIIGLKKGNRSISLEPGGQFELSGTPFKTLHQTCDELNSHLYQAKTVGEEMGIGFLGLGFQPKWKPQDIPRVPKVRYNIMQNYFNNNGLPQVEALLMTCSVQVNLDYSSEADMIKKMRTGLTLQPLAAAMFANSPFSGGIPSGYLSIRSYKVNQVDKRRTGMLPFVFDDTFGFEQYVDYALDVPMMFVYRENKYIDCGGMSFRDFMAGKLPAIPGQVPTLSDWENHLTTIFPEVRLKRYMEMRGADGGTSDMLCALPAFWVGLLYDEVSLHNALDMIVHWTPEERQNLRNMVPMTGLRTPFQGRLLRHVAEDVLQWAKVSLMLINDSQLFCRFHYLGCLELRQTSIYIVLQDGLDRRGLNESSFLDPLKDVVGTGLTPADRLLDMFHNTWENSVDPVFRERCY, from the exons ATGGAAGGTGACAATATCATAGGCCTCAAAAAG GGCAATCGAAGCATATCATTAGAGCCCGGTGGTCAATTTGAGCTTAGTGGTACTCCCTTTAAAACATTGCATCAGACTTGTGATGAGCTTAATTCACACCTCTATCAG GCGAAAACTGTTGGAGAGGAAATGGGAATTGGATTTTTGGGATTAGGTTTCCAGCCTAAATGGAAACCGCAAGACATACCTAGAGTGCCTaag GTACGGTATAACATTATGCAAAATTACTTCAACAATAATGGCTTACCTCAAGTTGAGGCATTGTTAATGACCTGCTCTGTTCAG GTTAACCTGGACTACAGTTCTGAAGCAGACATGATCAAGAAAATGCGTACTGGGCTTACGTTGCAGCCG CTAGCAGCAGCTATGTTTGCAAATTCGCCTTTCAGTGGAGGCATCCCAAGTGGTTACCTCAGCATAAGGAG CTATAAGGTGAATCAAGTTGACAAACGTCGCACAGGCATGCTGCCCTTTGTTTTTGATGATACTTTTGG GTTTGAGCAGTATGTTGATTATGCTCTAGATGTACCGATGATGTTTGTCTATCGGGAAAATAAGTACATTGACTGCGGTGGCATGTCATTCCGG GACTTCATGGCAGGTAAACTCCCTGCCATCCCAGGTCAGGTGCCAACACTAAGTGACTGGGAAAATCATCTGACGACCATATTTCCCGAG GTCAGGCTCAAGAGGTACATGGAAATGAGGGGTGCTGATGGGGGAACTTCAGACATGCTGTGTGCTCTGCCAGCATTTTGG GTAGGTCTGCTATATGACGAGGTTTCCCTACATAATGCTCTAGATATGATTGTTCATTGGACCCCCGAGGAGAGACAGAATTTAAGGAACATG GTTCCTATGACTGGTTTAAGGACTCCATTTCAAGGTAGATTACTGCGGCATGTGGCTGAAGATGTGTTGCAGTGGGCGAAGGTGTCTTTGATGCTGATAAATGATAGCCAATTGTTTTGCCGATTTCATTATCTTGGGTGTCTAGAACTACGTCAGACTTCTATTTATATTGTTTTGCAGGATGGCTTGGACAGGAGAGGCCTAAACGAATCCAGTTTTTTGGATCCATTAAAAGACGTCGTTGGAACAG GTTTGACGCCAGCTGATAGGCTTCTGGATATGTTTCATAACACGTGGGAAAACAGCGTAGATCCTGTCTTCAGAGAGCGCTGCTACTAa
- the LOC112754397 gene encoding glutamate--cysteine ligase, chloroplastic isoform X2, whose translation MGILHLKWASSGSSMVVFHKERASASCRRVRHGVIVATGPATEAPLKVNQPLTKYDLINYFASGCKPKDEWRIGTEHEKFGFEFETLRPIKYKQIAALLNGIAARFEWEKLMEGDNIIGLKKGNRSISLEPGGQFELSGTPFKTLHQTCDELNSHLYQAKTVGEEMGIGFLGLGFQPKWKPQDIPRVPKVRYNIMQNYFNNNGLPQVEALLMTCSVQVNLDYSSEADMIKKMRTGLTLQPLAAAMFANSPFSGGIPSGYLSIRSYKVNQVDKRRTGMLPFVFDDTFGFEQYVDYALDVPMMFVYRENKYIDCGGMSFRDFMAGKLPAIPGQVPTLSDWENHLTTIFPEVRLKRYMEMRGADGGTSDMLCALPAFWVGLLYDEVSLHNALDMIVHWTPEERQNLRNMVPMTGLRTPFQGRLLRHVAEDVLQWAKDGLDRRGLNESSFLDPLKDVVGTGLTPADRLLDMFHNTWENSVDPVFRERCY comes from the exons ATGGGAATCCTTCATCTGAAGTGGGCATCATCAGGGTCGTCCATGGTTGTTTTTCACAAAGAGAGAGCGTCTGCATCTTGCAGACGAGTAAGGCATGGAGTCATCGTTGCTACGGGACCTGCCACAGAGGCTCCTCTTAAGGTCAACCAGCCATTGACAAAATATGATCTTATTAACTACTTTGCTTCTGGTTGCAAGCCTAAAGACGAGTGGAG AATAGGTACAGAGCATGAGAAATTTGGTTTTGAGTTTGAAACCCTGCGTCCAATTAAATACAAACAAATAGCAGCTTTACTCAATGGCATTGCTGCGAGGTTTGAATGGGAAAAATTAATGGAAGGTGACAATATCATAGGCCTCAAAAAG GGCAATCGAAGCATATCATTAGAGCCCGGTGGTCAATTTGAGCTTAGTGGTACTCCCTTTAAAACATTGCATCAGACTTGTGATGAGCTTAATTCACACCTCTATCAG GCGAAAACTGTTGGAGAGGAAATGGGAATTGGATTTTTGGGATTAGGTTTCCAGCCTAAATGGAAACCGCAAGACATACCTAGAGTGCCTaag GTACGGTATAACATTATGCAAAATTACTTCAACAATAATGGCTTACCTCAAGTTGAGGCATTGTTAATGACCTGCTCTGTTCAG GTTAACCTGGACTACAGTTCTGAAGCAGACATGATCAAGAAAATGCGTACTGGGCTTACGTTGCAGCCG CTAGCAGCAGCTATGTTTGCAAATTCGCCTTTCAGTGGAGGCATCCCAAGTGGTTACCTCAGCATAAGGAG CTATAAGGTGAATCAAGTTGACAAACGTCGCACAGGCATGCTGCCCTTTGTTTTTGATGATACTTTTGG GTTTGAGCAGTATGTTGATTATGCTCTAGATGTACCGATGATGTTTGTCTATCGGGAAAATAAGTACATTGACTGCGGTGGCATGTCATTCCGG GACTTCATGGCAGGTAAACTCCCTGCCATCCCAGGTCAGGTGCCAACACTAAGTGACTGGGAAAATCATCTGACGACCATATTTCCCGAG GTCAGGCTCAAGAGGTACATGGAAATGAGGGGTGCTGATGGGGGAACTTCAGACATGCTGTGTGCTCTGCCAGCATTTTGG GTAGGTCTGCTATATGACGAGGTTTCCCTACATAATGCTCTAGATATGATTGTTCATTGGACCCCCGAGGAGAGACAGAATTTAAGGAACATG GTTCCTATGACTGGTTTAAGGACTCCATTTCAAGGTAGATTACTGCGGCATGTGGCTGAAGATGTGTTGCAGTGGGCGAAG GATGGCTTGGACAGGAGAGGCCTAAACGAATCCAGTTTTTTGGATCCATTAAAAGACGTCGTTGGAACAG GTTTGACGCCAGCTGATAGGCTTCTGGATATGTTTCATAACACGTGGGAAAACAGCGTAGATCCTGTCTTCAGAGAGCGCTGCTACTAa
- the LOC112754397 gene encoding glutamate--cysteine ligase, chloroplastic isoform X3: MESSLLRDLPQRLLLRIGTEHEKFGFEFETLRPIKYKQIAALLNGIAARFEWEKLMEGDNIIGLKKGNRSISLEPGGQFELSGTPFKTLHQTCDELNSHLYQAKTVGEEMGIGFLGLGFQPKWKPQDIPRVPKVRYNIMQNYFNNNGLPQVEALLMTCSVQVNLDYSSEADMIKKMRTGLTLQPLAAAMFANSPFSGGIPSGYLSIRSYKVNQVDKRRTGMLPFVFDDTFGFEQYVDYALDVPMMFVYRENKYIDCGGMSFRDFMAGKLPAIPGQVPTLSDWENHLTTIFPEVRLKRYMEMRGADGGTSDMLCALPAFWVGLLYDEVSLHNALDMIVHWTPEERQNLRNMVPMTGLRTPFQGRLLRHVAEDVLQWAKVSLMLINDSQLFCRFHYLGCLELRQTSIYIVLQDGLDRRGLNESSFLDPLKDVVGTGLTPADRLLDMFHNTWENSVDPVFRERCY; this comes from the exons ATGGAGTCATCGTTGCTACGGGACCTGCCACAGAGGCTCCTCTTAAG AATAGGTACAGAGCATGAGAAATTTGGTTTTGAGTTTGAAACCCTGCGTCCAATTAAATACAAACAAATAGCAGCTTTACTCAATGGCATTGCTGCGAGGTTTGAATGGGAAAAATTAATGGAAGGTGACAATATCATAGGCCTCAAAAAG GGCAATCGAAGCATATCATTAGAGCCCGGTGGTCAATTTGAGCTTAGTGGTACTCCCTTTAAAACATTGCATCAGACTTGTGATGAGCTTAATTCACACCTCTATCAG GCGAAAACTGTTGGAGAGGAAATGGGAATTGGATTTTTGGGATTAGGTTTCCAGCCTAAATGGAAACCGCAAGACATACCTAGAGTGCCTaag GTACGGTATAACATTATGCAAAATTACTTCAACAATAATGGCTTACCTCAAGTTGAGGCATTGTTAATGACCTGCTCTGTTCAG GTTAACCTGGACTACAGTTCTGAAGCAGACATGATCAAGAAAATGCGTACTGGGCTTACGTTGCAGCCG CTAGCAGCAGCTATGTTTGCAAATTCGCCTTTCAGTGGAGGCATCCCAAGTGGTTACCTCAGCATAAGGAG CTATAAGGTGAATCAAGTTGACAAACGTCGCACAGGCATGCTGCCCTTTGTTTTTGATGATACTTTTGG GTTTGAGCAGTATGTTGATTATGCTCTAGATGTACCGATGATGTTTGTCTATCGGGAAAATAAGTACATTGACTGCGGTGGCATGTCATTCCGG GACTTCATGGCAGGTAAACTCCCTGCCATCCCAGGTCAGGTGCCAACACTAAGTGACTGGGAAAATCATCTGACGACCATATTTCCCGAG GTCAGGCTCAAGAGGTACATGGAAATGAGGGGTGCTGATGGGGGAACTTCAGACATGCTGTGTGCTCTGCCAGCATTTTGG GTAGGTCTGCTATATGACGAGGTTTCCCTACATAATGCTCTAGATATGATTGTTCATTGGACCCCCGAGGAGAGACAGAATTTAAGGAACATG GTTCCTATGACTGGTTTAAGGACTCCATTTCAAGGTAGATTACTGCGGCATGTGGCTGAAGATGTGTTGCAGTGGGCGAAGGTGTCTTTGATGCTGATAAATGATAGCCAATTGTTTTGCCGATTTCATTATCTTGGGTGTCTAGAACTACGTCAGACTTCTATTTATATTGTTTTGCAGGATGGCTTGGACAGGAGAGGCCTAAACGAATCCAGTTTTTTGGATCCATTAAAAGACGTCGTTGGAACAG GTTTGACGCCAGCTGATAGGCTTCTGGATATGTTTCATAACACGTGGGAAAACAGCGTAGATCCTGTCTTCAGAGAGCGCTGCTACTAa